A stretch of the Serratia marcescens genome encodes the following:
- a CDS encoding putative T6SS immunity periplasmic lipoprotein has protein sequence MKANFLLIAFGAALLSACTGDCLDQRYAPDTPITAHAKANGDICIYPSPKENEMQDTLYLIGDTDEKLIEVANQDLKKGICVTQNDYPFHENHIYSMRLNFIPIDKRRNLQDVSGRAFIAHFKVKRFNNHFAIENIQ, from the coding sequence ATGAAAGCTAATTTCTTACTTATCGCTTTCGGGGCAGCATTACTGAGCGCCTGCACTGGCGACTGCCTCGATCAGCGCTATGCGCCGGACACCCCTATCACTGCCCATGCTAAAGCGAATGGCGACATCTGCATCTATCCGTCACCAAAGGAAAACGAAATGCAAGATACGCTCTATCTCATTGGTGATACGGATGAGAAATTGATTGAGGTGGCGAATCAGGATCTGAAAAAGGGCATTTGCGTTACGCAGAACGATTACCCGTTTCATGAAAATCATATCTACAGCATGAGGCTGAATTTTATACCGATTGATAAGCGCAGAAATCTGCAGGATGTTTCCGGCAGGGCCTTTATCGCTCACTTCAAAGTGAAAAGATTCAATAATCACTTTGCTATCGAAAACATCCAATAA
- a CDS encoding RNase A-like domain-containing protein: MANEDELRIALSPVQLAAVLSDESVTEGETLSNRLLGGLGLAGGVVELMGAGVLCYTPDPTFITKVGCVVVGTHSLDSIKAASNQMITGQPTTTDTYQSAVLLAQTLGADRETAYNVGLTVDIAVPFVFAGAVGAARVASVRMGRVKLIEHESVSGKYPGGHTLARHINIAPEALIARLARRPKLIAASTFRSVKEAEKYVSVTVKANRADIVNWMRYASPGSRLSVYHNFTESVGYGVLRGSADVYQCHRVGVVIEFTRYNGKPYFILSAFPAR, encoded by the coding sequence ATGGCGAATGAAGATGAGCTGCGTATTGCCTTATCGCCAGTGCAGCTTGCGGCGGTGCTTTCTGATGAGAGTGTCACTGAAGGTGAAACGCTCAGTAACCGTCTGCTCGGCGGTTTGGGGCTTGCCGGTGGTGTCGTTGAGCTGATGGGGGCGGGGGTGTTGTGCTATACGCCGGATCCGACGTTTATCACCAAAGTCGGGTGCGTGGTGGTGGGAACGCATAGCCTGGACAGCATCAAGGCCGCTTCCAACCAGATGATTACCGGGCAGCCAACGACGACTGACACTTATCAGTCTGCCGTTTTATTGGCGCAAACACTGGGTGCCGATCGGGAAACGGCCTATAACGTCGGTTTAACGGTCGATATTGCCGTGCCTTTTGTCTTTGCCGGAGCGGTTGGCGCAGCCAGAGTCGCATCCGTGCGCATGGGGCGGGTTAAGCTGATTGAGCACGAGTCCGTTAGCGGTAAATATCCGGGCGGGCACACATTGGCTCGACATATAAACATAGCTCCGGAAGCGCTTATTGCCAGGCTAGCCAGGCGCCCGAAACTGATCGCAGCAAGCACCTTCAGATCGGTAAAGGAGGCCGAAAAGTATGTTTCTGTCACGGTAAAGGCGAACCGCGCAGATATTGTGAATTGGATGAGGTACGCGTCTCCCGGCAGTCGTCTGAGCGTGTATCACAATTTCACAGAATCCGTAGGTTACGGCGTGTTACGCGGCAGTGCTGACGTCTATCAATGTCACCGGGTTGGCGTTGTGATTGAATTTACCCGCTATAATGGCAAACCTTACTTTATCCTTAGCGCTTTCCCTGCGAGATAA
- a CDS encoding contact-dependent growth inhibition system immunity protein produces the protein MKTSELDNLIVVYFGQDYDLINAEGDITALIAEYIRLATRQQREALVNEIDELLAQDNVESLFNQRFGFTFSPELWGTTVSAFLQQARSAAVKALWAPS, from the coding sequence ATGAAAACCAGCGAACTTGATAACCTGATCGTCGTTTATTTTGGTCAAGATTATGACCTGATAAATGCAGAGGGCGATATTACTGCGCTGATCGCAGAGTACATTCGTCTGGCGACTCGTCAGCAGCGCGAGGCTTTGGTCAATGAGATCGATGAGCTACTGGCGCAGGATAATGTGGAGTCATTATTCAATCAACGTTTCGGCTTTACCTTCAGCCCGGAGCTATGGGGAACCACGGTTTCCGCATTCCTGCAACAGGCCAGAAGCGCTGCAGTGAAAGCGCTTTGGGCACCATCGTGA
- a CDS encoding contact-dependent growth inhibition system immunity protein, translating into MGTIVIRNHFSELSSLFSIYFGQDYDLFTDADTAEGVTDGFLEQNGSQVIRDILEETKEFQAAYAGRINEGMAEHFSDEFMPESWGTTAVAFFAILQRKTEQKLEQLKRI; encoded by the coding sequence TTGGGCACCATCGTGATTCGCAATCACTTCAGCGAGCTCAGTAGCTTATTCAGTATTTACTTCGGTCAGGATTATGATCTGTTTACTGATGCCGACACGGCCGAGGGGGTGACTGACGGCTTCCTTGAGCAAAACGGCAGTCAAGTCATCCGCGATATCCTCGAGGAGACTAAAGAATTTCAGGCCGCCTATGCGGGGCGTATAAACGAGGGCATGGCGGAGCATTTTTCAGATGAATTTATGCCGGAGAGCTGGGGCACTACAGCGGTAGCGTTCTTTGCCATATTGCAACGAAAAACAGAGCAAAAGCTGGAGCAGCTTAAACGAATTTAA
- a CDS encoding 6-phospho-beta-glucosidase, giving the protein MSDSTFPKGFLWGGALAANQAEGGYREGGKGLTTVDMIPHGPHRMAVKLGLEKRFSLRNDEFYPSHDAIDFYHRYRDDIALMAEMGFTVFRTSIAWSRIYPNGDELAPNPEGIAFYRSLFEECRQYGIEPLVTLCHFDVPMHLVTEYGSWRSRRMVEFFTRYARTCFEAFDGLVKYWLTFNEINILLHSPFSGAGLVFEADENPEQVKYQAAHHELVASALATRIAHEVNPANQVGCMLAGGNFYPWSSKPEDVWAALEKDRENLFFIDVQARGAYPSYAARVLRDKGVSIAMAPEDADILKHTVDFVSFSYYASRCASADMNDNNSSAANVVKSLANPHLPRSDWGWGIDPLGLRITMNMMYDRYQKPLFLVENGLGAHDEFNATGEIEDDYRISYLREHIRAMADAIADGVPVMGYTTWGCIDLVAASTGEMSKRYGFVYVDRDDQGNGTLARTRKKSFWWYKKVIASNGGDLG; this is encoded by the coding sequence ATGTCTGACTCAACATTCCCTAAAGGATTTTTATGGGGCGGCGCTTTAGCCGCCAACCAGGCGGAAGGCGGCTATCGCGAGGGCGGCAAAGGGCTGACCACCGTCGATATGATCCCGCACGGCCCGCACCGCATGGCGGTCAAACTCGGGCTGGAGAAGCGTTTTAGCCTGCGCAACGACGAGTTTTACCCCAGCCACGACGCCATCGATTTCTACCATCGCTACCGCGACGACATCGCGCTGATGGCGGAGATGGGCTTTACCGTGTTCCGCACCTCCATCGCCTGGAGCCGGATTTACCCCAACGGCGACGAGCTGGCGCCCAACCCCGAGGGCATCGCCTTCTACCGCAGCCTGTTCGAAGAGTGCCGCCAATACGGCATCGAGCCGCTGGTGACCCTGTGCCATTTCGACGTGCCGATGCACCTGGTGACCGAATACGGCTCCTGGCGCAGCCGCAGGATGGTGGAGTTCTTCACCCGCTACGCCCGCACCTGCTTCGAAGCCTTCGACGGGCTGGTGAAATACTGGCTGACCTTCAACGAGATCAACATCCTGCTGCACAGCCCGTTCTCCGGCGCCGGGCTGGTGTTTGAAGCGGACGAGAACCCCGAACAGGTGAAATACCAGGCCGCGCACCACGAACTGGTGGCCAGCGCGCTGGCGACGCGCATCGCCCACGAAGTGAACCCCGCTAACCAGGTGGGCTGCATGCTGGCCGGCGGCAACTTCTACCCGTGGTCCAGCAAGCCGGAAGACGTGTGGGCCGCGCTGGAGAAAGACCGCGAGAATCTGTTCTTTATCGACGTGCAGGCGCGCGGCGCTTACCCCTCCTACGCCGCCCGCGTCCTCCGCGATAAAGGCGTGAGCATCGCGATGGCGCCGGAAGACGCCGACATCCTGAAGCACACCGTCGACTTCGTCTCCTTCAGCTACTACGCCTCGCGCTGCGCCTCCGCCGACATGAACGACAACAACAGCAGTGCCGCCAACGTGGTGAAATCGCTGGCGAACCCGCACCTGCCGCGCAGCGACTGGGGATGGGGCATCGATCCGCTGGGGCTGCGCATCACCATGAACATGATGTATGACCGCTACCAAAAGCCGCTGTTCCTGGTGGAAAACGGCCTGGGCGCGCACGACGAGTTCAATGCAACAGGCGAGATTGAGGACGACTACCGCATCAGCTACCTGCGCGAACACATCCGCGCCATGGCCGACGCCATCGCCGACGGCGTGCCGGTGATGGGTTACACCACCTGGGGCTGCATCGACCTGGTGGCCGCCTCGACCGGCGAAATGAGCAAGCGCTACGGCTTTGTCTACGTCGACCGCGACGACCAGGGCAACGGCACTCTCGCCCGCACCCGTAAGAAATCGTTTTGGTGGTATAAGAAAGTGATCGCCAGCAATGGGGGGGATTTGGGGTAG
- the ascF gene encoding PTS cellobiose/arbutin/salicin transporter subunit IIBC codes for MPKNYAEISHAIVAALGGTGNIEAMTHCMTRLRFVVKDKTQIDTPALKAIDGVLGVVHNGEQCQVIIGNEVAKAYQAVLALGMPSPAAPATPVKRQLTLKGIGAGILDALVGTMSPLIPAIIGGSMVKLLAMILDMAGVFEKGSSTLVILNVIGDGAFFFLPVMVAASAALKFKTNMSLAIAIAGVLVHPNFIDLMAKAAQGQAVEFAFIPVTAVKYTYTVIPALVMTWILSHIERGVDRITPAVTKNFLKPMLIVLIAAPIAILLIGPLGIWIGSGISALVYTVHGYLGWLSVAIMGAIWPLLVITGMHRVFTPTIIQTIAETGKEGMVMPSEIGANLSLGGASLAVALKTKNRELRQTALAAAASAIVAGISEPALYGVAVRLKRPLIASLISGFVCGAVAGIGGLASHSMASPGLFTSVQFFDPANPMSIVWVVAVMALSVVLSFALTLMLGFEDLPENAAAPGQTAPAANAASATH; via the coding sequence ATGCCGAAGAACTACGCAGAGATCTCGCACGCCATCGTGGCCGCCCTGGGCGGCACGGGCAATATCGAGGCCATGACCCACTGCATGACCCGCCTGAGATTCGTGGTGAAAGACAAAACCCAGATCGACACGCCGGCACTGAAGGCCATCGATGGCGTGCTGGGCGTGGTGCACAACGGCGAGCAGTGCCAGGTGATCATCGGCAACGAGGTGGCCAAGGCCTATCAAGCGGTGCTGGCACTCGGCATGCCGAGCCCGGCGGCCCCCGCTACCCCGGTAAAACGCCAGCTCACCCTCAAGGGCATCGGCGCCGGCATTCTCGACGCGCTGGTGGGCACCATGTCGCCCCTGATCCCCGCCATCATCGGCGGCTCGATGGTGAAGCTGCTGGCGATGATCCTGGATATGGCTGGGGTATTCGAAAAAGGCTCCTCGACCCTCGTCATCCTCAACGTGATCGGCGACGGCGCGTTCTTTTTCCTGCCGGTGATGGTCGCCGCCTCGGCGGCGCTGAAGTTCAAAACCAACATGTCATTGGCGATCGCCATCGCCGGGGTGCTGGTGCATCCCAACTTTATCGATCTGATGGCCAAGGCGGCGCAGGGCCAGGCGGTGGAATTCGCCTTCATCCCGGTGACGGCGGTGAAATACACCTACACGGTGATCCCGGCACTGGTGATGACCTGGATCCTGTCGCACATCGAACGCGGGGTGGATCGCATCACCCCGGCGGTGACCAAAAACTTCCTCAAGCCGATGCTGATCGTACTGATCGCCGCGCCGATCGCCATTCTGCTTATCGGCCCGCTCGGCATCTGGATCGGCAGCGGCATCTCTGCGCTGGTCTACACCGTGCACGGCTACCTGGGCTGGCTCTCCGTGGCCATCATGGGGGCGATTTGGCCGCTGCTGGTGATCACCGGCATGCACCGGGTGTTCACCCCGACCATCATCCAGACCATCGCCGAGACCGGCAAAGAGGGCATGGTGATGCCTTCGGAGATCGGCGCCAACCTGTCGCTGGGCGGCGCTTCGCTGGCGGTGGCGCTGAAAACCAAGAACCGCGAGCTGCGCCAGACCGCGCTGGCCGCTGCCGCCTCCGCCATCGTGGCGGGGATTTCCGAACCGGCGCTGTACGGCGTGGCGGTGCGCCTGAAGCGGCCGCTGATCGCCAGCCTGATCAGCGGCTTCGTCTGCGGCGCGGTCGCCGGCATCGGCGGGCTGGCCAGCCATTCGATGGCCTCGCCCGGGCTGTTCACCAGCGTGCAGTTCTTCGATCCGGCCAACCCGATGAGCATCGTGTGGGTGGTGGCGGTGATGGCGCTCTCGGTGGTGCTGTCGTTCGCGCTCACGCTGATGCTGGGCTTCGAGGATCTGCCGGAAAACGCCGCCGCGCCCGGCCAAACCGCACCGGCGGCGAACGCCGCCAGCGCAACGCATTAA
- a CDS encoding LacI family DNA-binding transcriptional regulator, giving the protein MATILEVAKKAGVSKATVSRVLSGSGYVSEEKRALVDKAIAETGYRPNLLARSLATNTTQTLGLVVTNTLYSGNYFSELMAQSARIMEANGRQLILADGKHTAEEERAAIQFLLDLRCDGVIIYPRFLSIAEMDEIVSQHRQPILVINRRLRLNDSYCIFSDQHAAGAAAVAHLIVRGHRDIAFITGSLDSPTGLERLSGYKSALAQQGIAVNEALIVEGKWHAQSGVAAVDALLAGGQPFSAIVAGNDEMAIGAMKRLAERGVAVPEAVSVIGFDDIPLAPYTVPSLSSMKMPVTEMIQETINRLLSMLDGGELSKRPSFPASLIERDSVAAGPYFQKR; this is encoded by the coding sequence ATGGCAACGATACTCGAGGTGGCGAAAAAGGCCGGCGTTTCAAAGGCGACGGTGTCGCGCGTGTTGTCCGGCAGCGGCTATGTCAGCGAGGAGAAACGCGCGTTGGTGGATAAAGCCATCGCGGAAACCGGCTATCGGCCCAACCTGCTGGCGCGCAGCCTGGCGACCAACACCACTCAAACCCTCGGCCTGGTGGTCACCAACACCCTCTACAGCGGCAACTATTTCAGCGAACTGATGGCGCAGTCGGCGCGCATCATGGAGGCGAACGGCCGCCAGCTGATCCTGGCGGACGGCAAGCACACCGCCGAAGAGGAGCGGGCCGCCATTCAGTTTTTGCTGGATCTGCGCTGCGACGGGGTGATCATCTATCCGCGTTTTCTGTCGATTGCGGAAATGGACGAGATCGTCTCCCAACACCGCCAGCCGATTCTGGTGATCAACCGGCGGCTGCGGCTGAACGACAGCTACTGCATCTTCAGCGATCAGCACGCCGCCGGCGCGGCGGCGGTGGCGCACCTGATCGTGCGCGGGCATCGCGACATCGCCTTTATCACCGGTTCGCTCGATTCCCCCACCGGGCTGGAGCGGCTTTCCGGCTACAAATCCGCGCTGGCGCAGCAGGGCATCGCGGTTAACGAGGCGTTGATCGTCGAGGGGAAATGGCATGCGCAAAGCGGCGTGGCGGCGGTCGATGCGCTGCTGGCCGGCGGGCAACCGTTCAGCGCTATCGTCGCCGGCAACGACGAGATGGCCATCGGTGCGATGAAGCGGCTGGCGGAGCGCGGCGTAGCGGTGCCGGAGGCGGTATCGGTCATCGGCTTCGACGACATCCCGCTGGCGCCCTATACCGTGCCGTCGCTGTCGAGCATGAAGATGCCGGTCACCGAGATGATCCAGGAGACCATCAACCGCCTGCTGTCGATGCTGGACGGCGGCGAGCTGAGCAAACGCCCCAGCTTCCCGGCCAGCCTGATCGAGCGCGACTCGGTGGCGGCGGGGCCGTATTTTCAAAAGAGGTAA
- the yjiA gene encoding GTPase — protein sequence MKPIAVTILTGFLGAGKTTLLRHILNAEHGYKIAVIENEFGEVPIDDALIGDRASRITTLSNGCICCSKSNELADALLDLLDGVDSGLLAFDRLIIECTGMADPGPITQTFFSHEILCERFLLDGIITLVDAAHAEQQLSQFSIAQAQVGYADRLLLTKTDVAPDCEALIQRLQRMNARAPVYQVTHGDIDLSVLFDIEGFTLNDKLNLTPPAPLFRRIPQPQSDIRSIVVTLERPLPLMQISDVMEGLLLEYADNLLRYKGILSIEDEPRRLLFQGVQRLYNADWDREWLPEEQRKSTLVFIGVDLPEEEIRGRIGGLG from the coding sequence ATGAAACCCATTGCAGTCACCATCCTGACCGGCTTTTTGGGCGCCGGCAAAACCACCCTGCTGCGCCACATCCTGAACGCCGAACACGGCTATAAAATCGCGGTCATCGAGAACGAGTTCGGCGAAGTGCCGATCGACGACGCGCTGATCGGCGATCGCGCCAGCCGCATCACCACGTTGAGCAACGGCTGCATCTGCTGCAGCAAGTCCAACGAACTGGCGGACGCGCTGCTGGATCTGCTGGACGGCGTCGACAGCGGCCTGCTGGCGTTCGATCGGCTGATCATCGAATGCACCGGCATGGCCGATCCCGGCCCGATTACCCAGACCTTTTTCTCGCACGAGATCCTGTGCGAGCGCTTCCTGCTGGACGGCATCATCACCCTGGTGGACGCGGCGCACGCCGAGCAGCAGCTGAGCCAGTTCAGCATCGCCCAGGCGCAGGTGGGCTACGCCGACCGCCTCCTGTTGACCAAAACCGACGTGGCGCCGGACTGCGAGGCGCTGATCCAGCGGCTGCAGCGGATGAACGCTCGCGCGCCGGTCTACCAGGTAACGCACGGCGATATCGATCTGAGCGTGCTGTTCGACATCGAAGGTTTTACGCTGAACGACAAGCTCAACCTGACGCCGCCCGCCCCGCTGTTCCGCCGCATCCCGCAGCCGCAGAGCGACATCCGCTCGATCGTAGTGACGCTGGAGCGCCCGCTGCCGCTGATGCAAATCTCCGACGTGATGGAAGGCCTGCTGCTGGAATACGCCGACAACCTGCTGCGCTACAAAGGCATTCTGTCTATCGAAGACGAGCCGCGCCGCCTGCTGTTCCAGGGCGTACAGCGGCTGTATAACGCCGACTGGGATCGGGAATGGCTGCCTGAGGAACAGCGCAAGAGTACGCTGGTGTTTATCGGCGTGGATCTGCCGGAGGAGGAGATTCGGGGAAGGATTGGGGGGCTGGGGTAA
- a CDS encoding YbdD/YjiX family protein, giving the protein MFGNLGQAGKYLGQAARMLVGVPDYDTYVQHMKDNHPDKPVMTYKEFFRERQQARYGGDGKGGMRCC; this is encoded by the coding sequence ATGTTCGGAAATCTCGGCCAGGCGGGGAAGTACCTCGGGCAGGCGGCGCGCATGTTGGTGGGCGTGCCTGACTACGATACCTACGTCCAGCACATGAAAGACAACCACCCGGACAAGCCGGTGATGACCTATAAAGAATTTTTCCGCGAGCGCCAGCAAGCGCGCTACGGCGGCGACGGCAAAGGCGGCATGCGCTGCTGTTAA
- a CDS encoding carbon starvation CstA family protein: MKREGILKHIPWMLLGILGAACLGVVALRRGEHISALWIVVASVAVYLVAYRYYSLYIATKVMKLDAGRATPAVVNNDGLNYVPTNKNVLFGHHFAAIAGAGPLVGPVLAAQVGYLPGTLWLLGGVVLAGAVQDFMVLFISSRRNGASLGEIIKKEMGPVPGTIALFGCFLIMIIILAVLALIVVKALAESPWGVFTVCSTVPIALFMGIYMRYLRPGRVGEVSIIGIVLLVAAIWFGGVVAHDPYWGPALTFKDTTITFTLIGYAFISALLPVWLILAPRDYLATFLKIGVIVGLAIGIVILNPELKMPAVTQFVDGTGPVWKGTLFPFLFITIACGAVSGFHALIASGTTPKLLANETDARFIGYGAMLMESFVAIMALVAASIIEPGLYFAMNTPPAALGITMPDLHRLGTEDAPMIMASLKDVTVHAAAAVSSWGFVISPEQILQTATDIGEPSVLNRAGGAPTLAVGIAHVFHQIIPGANMGFWYHFGILFEALFILTALDAGTRSGRFMLQDLLGNFVPFLKKTDSLVAGIVGTAGCVGLWGYLLYQGVVDPLGGVKSLWPLFGISNQMLAAVALVLGTVVLIKMKRTQYIWVTVLPAVWLLICTTYALGLKLFSDNPQLEGFFFLAGEYKRKIAEGGAELSAQQIANMNHIVVNNYTNAGLSILFLLVVYSIIFYGVKTAMAAHKNPKRTDQETPYVPVPQAAPADGVTEGEVKVSTQH; this comes from the coding sequence ATGAAACGAGAGGGGATTTTAAAGCACATTCCGTGGATGCTGCTGGGGATACTCGGCGCAGCCTGCCTCGGCGTGGTAGCGCTGCGCCGCGGCGAACACATCAGCGCGCTGTGGATCGTCGTCGCTTCGGTGGCGGTGTATCTGGTGGCCTACCGCTACTACAGCCTGTACATCGCCACCAAGGTGATGAAGCTGGACGCCGGCCGCGCCACCCCGGCGGTGGTCAACAACGACGGCCTGAACTACGTACCGACCAACAAGAACGTGCTGTTCGGCCACCACTTCGCCGCCATCGCCGGCGCCGGACCGCTGGTGGGGCCGGTGCTGGCCGCGCAGGTCGGCTACCTGCCCGGCACGCTGTGGCTGCTGGGCGGCGTGGTGCTGGCGGGGGCGGTGCAGGACTTTATGGTGCTGTTCATCTCCTCGCGCCGCAACGGCGCCTCGCTCGGTGAGATCATCAAAAAAGAGATGGGGCCGGTACCGGGCACCATCGCGCTGTTCGGCTGCTTCCTGATCATGATCATCATCCTGGCGGTGCTGGCGCTGATCGTGGTGAAAGCGCTGGCGGAAAGCCCGTGGGGCGTGTTCACCGTCTGCTCCACCGTGCCGATCGCGCTGTTTATGGGCATCTACATGCGCTATCTGCGCCCCGGCCGCGTGGGTGAAGTGTCAATCATCGGCATCGTGCTGCTGGTGGCCGCTATCTGGTTCGGCGGCGTGGTGGCGCACGACCCGTACTGGGGCCCGGCGCTGACCTTTAAAGACACCACCATCACCTTCACGCTGATCGGCTACGCGTTCATCTCCGCCCTGCTGCCGGTGTGGCTGATCCTGGCGCCGCGCGACTACCTGGCCACTTTCCTGAAAATCGGCGTGATCGTCGGGCTGGCGATCGGCATCGTGATCCTCAACCCTGAGCTGAAAATGCCGGCGGTCACCCAGTTCGTCGACGGCACCGGCCCGGTGTGGAAAGGTACCCTGTTCCCGTTCCTGTTCATCACCATCGCCTGCGGCGCGGTCTCCGGCTTCCATGCGCTGATCGCCTCCGGCACCACGCCGAAGCTGCTGGCCAATGAGACCGACGCGCGCTTTATCGGTTACGGCGCAATGCTGATGGAGTCCTTCGTCGCCATCATGGCGCTGGTGGCGGCTTCTATCATCGAGCCGGGCCTGTACTTCGCCATGAACACCCCGCCGGCGGCGCTGGGCATCACCATGCCGGATCTGCACCGCTTAGGCACCGAAGACGCGCCGATGATCATGGCTTCGCTGAAGGACGTGACCGTGCACGCGGCGGCGGCGGTCAGCTCCTGGGGCTTCGTCATCAGCCCGGAACAGATCCTGCAGACCGCCACCGACATCGGCGAACCTTCGGTGCTGAACCGCGCCGGCGGCGCGCCAACGCTGGCGGTGGGCATCGCCCACGTGTTCCATCAGATCATCCCGGGCGCCAACATGGGCTTCTGGTACCACTTCGGCATTCTGTTCGAAGCGCTGTTCATCCTGACCGCACTGGACGCCGGCACCCGCTCCGGCCGCTTTATGCTGCAGGATCTGCTGGGCAACTTCGTGCCGTTCCTGAAGAAAACCGACTCGCTGGTGGCCGGCATCGTCGGCACCGCCGGCTGCGTCGGGCTGTGGGGCTACCTGCTGTATCAGGGCGTGGTGGATCCGCTCGGCGGCGTGAAGAGCCTGTGGCCGCTGTTCGGCATCTCCAACCAGATGCTGGCCGCCGTGGCGCTGGTGCTGGGCACCGTGGTGCTGATTAAGATGAAGCGCACCCAATACATCTGGGTGACCGTGCTGCCGGCGGTGTGGCTGCTGATCTGCACCACCTACGCGCTGGGGCTGAAGCTGTTCAGCGACAACCCGCAGCTGGAAGGCTTCTTCTTCCTGGCCGGCGAGTATAAGCGCAAGATCGCCGAAGGCGGCGCCGAGCTGAGCGCCCAGCAGATCGCCAACATGAACCACATCGTGGTGAACAACTACACCAACGCCGGGCTGAGCATTCTGTTCCTGCTGGTGGTGTACAGCATCATCTTCTACGGGGTGAAAACCGCGATGGCGGCGCACAAGAACCCGAAACGCACCGACCAGGAAACGCCTTACGTGCCGGTGCCGCAGGCCGCACCCGCCGACGGCGTAACTGAGGGGGAGGTCAAAGTTTCGACCCAGCATTGA
- a CDS encoding LysR family transcriptional regulator produces the protein MKTMPKLAHLTMFKDIVHCGSLHEAAKKLAISQPTLSRVLKELEMTIGARLLERSNRGVRLTAVGELFYRRIDAATNQLLNAFDELRGLSADGEKRLRVGMSVDPLLCYLPQVLEGFNRRYPHTRVTVVEDGPEGLLARLRNCELDLAVSSLNGAAGGADLTMQALKSERFSLYQGGDRTAAGQPPAEAKWVVPRSCSVGHAAIREIAERYTPHGQIVETDSFLATWCLVRQQGYIALLSDRVVAHYAPQLHLQKIPTQEIDISARFYVFTRHEPATPPLSAAFIHLLQAMQTV, from the coding sequence ATGAAAACCATGCCGAAGCTGGCTCATCTGACGATGTTCAAAGACATTGTCCACTGTGGAAGCTTGCACGAGGCCGCGAAAAAGCTGGCCATCTCGCAGCCGACGCTCAGCCGGGTGCTTAAAGAGCTGGAAATGACCATCGGCGCGCGGCTGCTGGAGCGCAGCAACCGCGGCGTGCGCCTGACGGCGGTCGGTGAGCTGTTTTACCGGCGGATAGACGCCGCCACCAATCAGTTGCTCAACGCGTTTGACGAACTGCGCGGCCTGAGCGCTGACGGCGAGAAGCGCCTGCGGGTGGGGATGAGCGTCGATCCGCTGCTGTGCTACCTGCCTCAGGTGCTCGAAGGCTTCAACCGCCGCTACCCGCATACCCGGGTGACGGTGGTGGAAGACGGCCCGGAAGGCCTGCTGGCCCGGCTGCGAAACTGCGAGCTGGATTTGGCGGTCAGCAGCCTGAACGGCGCGGCGGGCGGCGCCGATCTGACCATGCAGGCGCTGAAAAGCGAGCGATTCTCGCTCTATCAGGGAGGCGACCGTACCGCAGCCGGGCAGCCGCCGGCCGAAGCCAAATGGGTGGTGCCGCGCTCCTGCTCGGTGGGGCATGCCGCCATCCGCGAGATCGCCGAACGCTACACGCCGCATGGCCAGATCGTCGAGACCGACTCCTTTCTGGCGACCTGGTGCCTGGTCAGGCAGCAGGGCTATATCGCGCTGCTGAGCGATCGGGTGGTCGCACACTACGCCCCGCAGCTGCACCTGCAGAAAATCCCGACGCAGGAGATCGACATCAGCGCGCGCTTTTACGTCTTTACCCGCCATGAGCCGGCCACGCCGCCGCTCAGCGCCGCGTTTATCCACCTGCTGCAGGCCATGCAGACGGTTTGA